In Nomia melanderi isolate GNS246 chromosome 4, iyNomMela1, whole genome shotgun sequence, the following are encoded in one genomic region:
- the LOC116425463 gene encoding choline/ethanolamine transporter FLVCR2 isoform X3: MAFMGYYVMFFLPVTYIMDRWGLRWTNILGSGICCLGSWIKVLSVSPDRFYVTFIGHSLVATTQTVVQVLPGRIAAQWFDANEVSTATSLIIFGNQMGIALSFLLTPIIVKNRESLDDIGRDLSFLFWIVAIILSIAFILVVILFEDDPKLPPTKTRALQKISQMSDDEGFKGPFKRLVKNKYFVLLCNTYGLNVGVLNAVATLVSQIYIAHFQNGEEDAGRIGLIMIISGMIGSVCFGVIIDRTHKFKETTVTVYFLTLCGQIVFAVSMYLENKWMVHLSAVFLGFFMLGYVALGYEICAEYTYPESESITAGILNVANNIYGIILVLIMGELLELYGDIPVHVGLCVALLIGFIMTVLTKDVQRRQDAKKGVHYEGISQVDTNINHNGRETN, translated from the exons ATGGCGTTCATGGGATACTACGTAATGTTCTTCCTGCCTGTAACCTATATCATGGATCGCTGGGGACTCAGGTGGACTAATATTTTAGGAAGCGGAATCTGTTGTCTCGGTTCCTGGATAAAAGTTCTGTCTGTCAGTCCTGACAGGTTTTACGTTACCTTCATTGGACATTCCCTCGTCGCTACAACTCAG ACTGTAGTTCAAGTTTTACCCGGACGTATAGCGGCACAATGGTTCGATGCCAATGAAGTATCCACTGCCACATCTTTAATCATTTTCGGCAATCAGATGGGAATTGCCTTGAGTTTCCTTCTGACTCCAATTATCGTCAAAAATCGTGAAAGTCTGGACGATATTGGCAGGGATTTGTCATTCCTTTTCTGGATTGTCGCTATTATCCTCTCGATTGCGTTTATACTAGTCGTAATAC TGTTCGAAGATGATCCAAAGTTGCCACCAACTAAAACACGAGCACTACAGAAAATTAGTCAAATGTCGGACGATGAAGGTTTCAAGGGTCCGTTCAAAAGGcttgtgaaaaataaatatttcgtgtTACTTTGCAACACATACGGTTTAAACGTTGGTGTGCTAAACGCCGTAGCGACATTAGTCAGTCAAATATACATCGCACATTTCCAG AATGGTGAGGAAGACGCCGGTAGAATCGGTTTAATCATGATTATTTCTGGTATGATAGGTTCTGTCTGCTTTGGAGTTATTATCGATAGAACTCATAAATTCAA GGAAACGACAGTTACCGTATATTTCCTTACTCTATGCGGCCAAATTGTCTTTGCTGTGAGCATGTACCTCGAGAACAAGTGGATGGTGCACCTCTCGGCAGTTTTCTTAgg GTTCTTCATGTTGGGTTACGTAGCTTTGGGATACGAGATATGCGCGGAGTACACGTACCCCGAATCGGAAAGCATAACCGCAGGGATTCTAAATGTGGCCAATAACATTTACGGCATTATCCTCGTTCTAATAATGGGTGAATTGTTGGAACTTTATGGAGACATTCCGGTGCATGTGGGGCTCTGCGTCGCGCTTTTGATTGGTTTTATCATGACCGTGTTAACGAAGGACGTGCAAAGGCGTCAAGATGCCAAGAAAGGGGTCCATTATGAGGGGATCAGTCAAGTGGATACGAACATTAACCATAACGGTcgtgaaactaattaa
- the LOC116425463 gene encoding choline/ethanolamine transporter flvcr2b isoform X1 produces MKVTGEKELKDVVCTKYSLKNNEKDNDNKLLETKVYKKRWVILGLFTLYTGMSTFQWIQYSVITNIITRYYGVSSLTVDWTSMAFMGYYVMFFLPVTYIMDRWGLRWTNILGSGICCLGSWIKVLSVSPDRFYVTFIGHSLVATTQTVVQVLPGRIAAQWFDANEVSTATSLIIFGNQMGIALSFLLTPIIVKNRESLDDIGRDLSFLFWIVAIILSIAFILVVILFEDDPKLPPTKTRALQKISQMSDDEGFKGPFKRLVKNKYFVLLCNTYGLNVGVLNAVATLVSQIYIAHFQNGEEDAGRIGLIMIISGMIGSVCFGVIIDRTHKFKETTVTVYFLTLCGQIVFAVSMYLENKWMVHLSAVFLGFFMLGYVALGYEICAEYTYPESESITAGILNVANNIYGIILVLIMGELLELYGDIPVHVGLCVALLIGFIMTVLTKDVQRRQDAKKGVHYEGISQVDTNINHNGRETN; encoded by the exons ATGAAGGTGACAGGGGAGAAGGAACTGAAGGACGTGGTATGTACGAAGTATTCCTTGAAAAACAACGAGAAGgacaatgataataaattattggaaACAAAAGTGTACAAGAAGAGATGGGTGATACTCGGCTTGTTCACTTTGTACACGGGAATGAGCACCTTCCAGTGGATCCAATACTCCGTGATCACGAACATAATAACGAG GTATTACGGAGTATCTTCATTAACCGTCGACTGGACGTCGATGGCGTTCATGGGATACTACGTAATGTTCTTCCTGCCTGTAACCTATATCATGGATCGCTGGGGACTCAGGTGGACTAATATTTTAGGAAGCGGAATCTGTTGTCTCGGTTCCTGGATAAAAGTTCTGTCTGTCAGTCCTGACAGGTTTTACGTTACCTTCATTGGACATTCCCTCGTCGCTACAACTCAG ACTGTAGTTCAAGTTTTACCCGGACGTATAGCGGCACAATGGTTCGATGCCAATGAAGTATCCACTGCCACATCTTTAATCATTTTCGGCAATCAGATGGGAATTGCCTTGAGTTTCCTTCTGACTCCAATTATCGTCAAAAATCGTGAAAGTCTGGACGATATTGGCAGGGATTTGTCATTCCTTTTCTGGATTGTCGCTATTATCCTCTCGATTGCGTTTATACTAGTCGTAATAC TGTTCGAAGATGATCCAAAGTTGCCACCAACTAAAACACGAGCACTACAGAAAATTAGTCAAATGTCGGACGATGAAGGTTTCAAGGGTCCGTTCAAAAGGcttgtgaaaaataaatatttcgtgtTACTTTGCAACACATACGGTTTAAACGTTGGTGTGCTAAACGCCGTAGCGACATTAGTCAGTCAAATATACATCGCACATTTCCAG AATGGTGAGGAAGACGCCGGTAGAATCGGTTTAATCATGATTATTTCTGGTATGATAGGTTCTGTCTGCTTTGGAGTTATTATCGATAGAACTCATAAATTCAA GGAAACGACAGTTACCGTATATTTCCTTACTCTATGCGGCCAAATTGTCTTTGCTGTGAGCATGTACCTCGAGAACAAGTGGATGGTGCACCTCTCGGCAGTTTTCTTAgg GTTCTTCATGTTGGGTTACGTAGCTTTGGGATACGAGATATGCGCGGAGTACACGTACCCCGAATCGGAAAGCATAACCGCAGGGATTCTAAATGTGGCCAATAACATTTACGGCATTATCCTCGTTCTAATAATGGGTGAATTGTTGGAACTTTATGGAGACATTCCGGTGCATGTGGGGCTCTGCGTCGCGCTTTTGATTGGTTTTATCATGACCGTGTTAACGAAGGACGTGCAAAGGCGTCAAGATGCCAAGAAAGGGGTCCATTATGAGGGGATCAGTCAAGTGGATACGAACATTAACCATAACGGTcgtgaaactaattaa
- the LOC116425463 gene encoding choline/ethanolamine transporter flvcr2b isoform X2 — protein MKVTGEKELKDVVCTKYSLKNNEKDNDNKLLETKVYKKRWVILGLFTLYTGMSTFQWIQYSVITNIITRYYGVSSLTVDWTSMAFMGYYVMFFLPVTYIMDRWGLRWTNILGSGICCLGSWIKVLSVSPDRFYVTFIGHSLVATTQTVVQVLPGRIAAQWFDANEVSTATSLIIFGNQMGIALSFLLTPIIVKNRESLDDIGRDLSFLFWIVAIILSIAFILVVILFEDDPKLPPTKTRALQKISQMSDDEGFKGPFKRLVKNKYFVLLCNTYGLNVGVLNAVATLVSQIYIAHFQNGEEDAGRIGLIMIISGMIGSVCFGVIIDRTHKFKETTVTVYFLTLCGQIVFAVSMYLENKWMVHLSAVFLGFFMLGYVALGYEICAEYTYPESESITAGILNVANNIYGIILVLIMGELLELYGDIPVHVGLCVALLIGFIMTVLTKDVQRRQDAKKGVHYEGISQVDTNINHNGRETN, from the exons ATGAAA GTGACAGGGGAGAAGGAACTGAAGGACGTGGTATGTACGAAGTATTCCTTGAAAAACAACGAGAAGgacaatgataataaattattggaaACAAAAGTGTACAAGAAGAGATGGGTGATACTCGGCTTGTTCACTTTGTACACGGGAATGAGCACCTTCCAGTGGATCCAATACTCCGTGATCACGAACATAATAACGAG GTATTACGGAGTATCTTCATTAACCGTCGACTGGACGTCGATGGCGTTCATGGGATACTACGTAATGTTCTTCCTGCCTGTAACCTATATCATGGATCGCTGGGGACTCAGGTGGACTAATATTTTAGGAAGCGGAATCTGTTGTCTCGGTTCCTGGATAAAAGTTCTGTCTGTCAGTCCTGACAGGTTTTACGTTACCTTCATTGGACATTCCCTCGTCGCTACAACTCAG ACTGTAGTTCAAGTTTTACCCGGACGTATAGCGGCACAATGGTTCGATGCCAATGAAGTATCCACTGCCACATCTTTAATCATTTTCGGCAATCAGATGGGAATTGCCTTGAGTTTCCTTCTGACTCCAATTATCGTCAAAAATCGTGAAAGTCTGGACGATATTGGCAGGGATTTGTCATTCCTTTTCTGGATTGTCGCTATTATCCTCTCGATTGCGTTTATACTAGTCGTAATAC TGTTCGAAGATGATCCAAAGTTGCCACCAACTAAAACACGAGCACTACAGAAAATTAGTCAAATGTCGGACGATGAAGGTTTCAAGGGTCCGTTCAAAAGGcttgtgaaaaataaatatttcgtgtTACTTTGCAACACATACGGTTTAAACGTTGGTGTGCTAAACGCCGTAGCGACATTAGTCAGTCAAATATACATCGCACATTTCCAG AATGGTGAGGAAGACGCCGGTAGAATCGGTTTAATCATGATTATTTCTGGTATGATAGGTTCTGTCTGCTTTGGAGTTATTATCGATAGAACTCATAAATTCAA GGAAACGACAGTTACCGTATATTTCCTTACTCTATGCGGCCAAATTGTCTTTGCTGTGAGCATGTACCTCGAGAACAAGTGGATGGTGCACCTCTCGGCAGTTTTCTTAgg GTTCTTCATGTTGGGTTACGTAGCTTTGGGATACGAGATATGCGCGGAGTACACGTACCCCGAATCGGAAAGCATAACCGCAGGGATTCTAAATGTGGCCAATAACATTTACGGCATTATCCTCGTTCTAATAATGGGTGAATTGTTGGAACTTTATGGAGACATTCCGGTGCATGTGGGGCTCTGCGTCGCGCTTTTGATTGGTTTTATCATGACCGTGTTAACGAAGGACGTGCAAAGGCGTCAAGATGCCAAGAAAGGGGTCCATTATGAGGGGATCAGTCAAGTGGATACGAACATTAACCATAACGGTcgtgaaactaattaa